A segment of the Flavobacterium azooxidireducens genome:
CAAAAGGGATGAAATTCGTTCCCGGAAAAGTAGATGAATGGATGGATTGTGGAAATAAAAATGTGACGGTTGAAACCAATTCACGCATGTTGGATTTCCTTCATCAAGATGGAGAAAAGTTAATTTTAAAAGGCATTGTTTCAGAAAATTCAACAATCATCGAACCTTGTTTTATTGGCGAAAATGTCGAGTTGAAAAATGCAACAGTTGGTCCAAATGTTTCATTAGGATACGGTTGTAAAGTAGAAAATTCAACCATTAAAAATAGTTTGGTTCAAAATTTGACAGTAATAAAGAATGCAAATCTCGATAATGCGATGATTGGAAGTCACGTTGTATTTAACGGAAACTTCGCCAACATCAGTATCGGTGATTATTCAGTTTTAGAATAAAAATTTAAAAAATAATGCTTTTGGAAGCGAGCTATAGATGATAAAAAGTAAATTATATTCTCTAATTTTCCTTGGAATTCTTTTCCAGTCCATAACCGCATTCTCCCAAGTAGAGCCGGAAGATATTGCATTGGAAACCGATGAATTTCAAGTGGCTTTCTACGAATCATTGCGTGAAAAAGGCATCGAAAATTATGATAAAGCAGTAACCGCTTTGCAAAAATGTTTAGCATTAGAACCCAACAATCCTGTTGTTCATTTTGAGTTAGGTAAAAATTACCTCTATCAAAAAGATTACAAAAACGCTAACGACAGTTTTGAAAAAGCCACACAACTTGATCCCAAAAACCGTTGGTATTGGGTGGGTTTATATGATGTTTCGTATGCAACTCGCGATTATACGAATGCGATTGTTATCATGAAAAAACTGATCGAATTCAAAAAGGAATACAAAGAAGATTTAGTTTCGTTGTATATGTTTACACAGCAATTCGATGAAGCTCTTAAATTAATTGATGAATTGACGGAAACTATTGGCAAAACGGAGATAAGAGAACAATTCCGTAGTCAAATCATGTCAACTACTCGATACCAAGGTCAGGAAACGGAAAAGTTAATGCAAGCCATTAAAAACAATCCGAAAGTAGAAGACAATTATGTGGCTTTGATTTATTTGTATTCCGAAAAAGATGAAGAAGAAAAAGCGTTGGAAATTGCCAAAATGTTAGAAAAAGAAATTCCGAATTCCGATTGGGCACAAGTCAGTTTATTCAAATTCAACATTGATAAAAATGATGGGAAAAATGCGGCTTCGGCAATGCATAAAATTCTAAAAAGCCCTAAAATTGATCGAAAAATAAAACATCGGGTTTTTAATGAATTTTTAATTTTTACCAAAAATAATCCTTCGTTTTCATCCGATTTAGAAAGTGCAATTACTTATTTTAATGATGATCGAGAAGTAAAAGTTGCTAAAGAAGTCGGTAAGTTTTATCAACAAAAAAGCGATTGGGCAAATGCTGTGAAATATTATGGAATGCATACCAAATCAAATCCGGATGATATAGAGAATGTACTTTTATTGTTCAATGCTTACGGAGAAAATAATCAATTTGAAATTTTAGCCAAACAAGCGGAAGAAAAAGTAGAATTGTATCCTCTTCAACCTGATTTTTATTATTACGCAGGTTTAGCCAATAATCAATTGAAAAATTTCAAAAAAGCAAAAGACTTATTAGAATCAGGAGTAGATTATATTGTTGATAATAAAACCTTAGAAGCTAATTTTTATATTCAATTAGGAGAAGCATACAATGGGCTTGGCGATACCAAGAAAAAAGAAAGTTACTTTATCAAAGCCGATAAACTAGTAAAACAAATTAATTAATGAAACAGTTCTTATTCGCGTTGATACTTATTTTCACACTAGTTGGATGTAAAGCCACAAAAGGAATTTCGGAAGGGAAGGCTTCAGATGATTTAGCGACTCAAAAAATCATCGAAAACCATTATGATGTCAAGAAAAATTTTTCAACGGCATACATTCGAGCGAATGCAAAATATAAAGACAAAGATCAATCGTTGAGTTTTTCGGCAGAAATTAGAATTCAAAAAGATGAAATGATTTTGGTAAGTATTCGTTTTTTGGGAATAACGATGGCGAAAGGTTTGATTACACCAACCGAAGTGAAATACTATGAAAAAACCGGTAACAAGTTTTTTGAAGGTGATTACACCACTTTAAGTAATTGGCTCGGAACCGACTTAGATTTTTTTAAAGTGCAAAATATGCTCATCGGTCAAGCAATGGATGATTTGAGAAAAGGAAAATATTCAAATACAATTGAAGATAAATTATACAAACTAAAAGATAGTAACGACAAACAAAACGTAAAGTCATTTTATTTTGAAGCCTCCAATTTTTTGATAAAAAGACAAGAAATTGAACAAGTAGCTAAAAACAGAAAGTTGAACGTTTTTTATCCCAATCACAAAGAATATAACGAAGCTATTTTGCCATTAAACATTCTTATAGAAGCGATTCAAGAAAACAATAAAAACACGATTTCGTTAGAGTATAATTCAGTTACGTTTAATGAACAATTATCGTTTCCCTATAGTGTGCCAAGTGGTTACGAACAAATCTTTATAGAAAATTAAAGCTCCAAACATGATAAAGTCGGTATTGACATTTTTGCTTATTCTTTCAAGTTCATTTCTTTTGGCTCAATCAGATGCTCAAAAGAAACTGGAAAAGCGAAAAGAACAGTTGTTGGAAGAAATTAGAGTAAACGAACGAATACTTCAAGAGAATAAGAAAAAAGAAAAATCGGTTGTGAACGTGATTCAGCAACAAAAAGCAAAAATTGAATTGCGTGAAAAACTTATCCAAACCAATGAAAAGCAAGCAAAATTGCTTAATGATGATATTTATACCAATCAATTAAAAATAAACAAATTAAAACGGGAATTAGAAGTTCTCAAGGAAGATTATGCCAACATGATTGTCAAGTCATACAAAAGCAGATCCGAACGAAGTAGAGCGATGTTTCTACTGTCTTCAGAAAATTTTACGCAAGCCTACAAGCGAGTGCAATACATGAAGCAATATGCCGATTACAGAAAAACGCAAGGCGATGAAATCAATACCAAAACAACTGAACTCGAAGTGTATAACGTAAAATTAGCATCACTTAAAACAGAAAAAGAAAAAATTATTCAAGAACAAGAGAAAGAAAAGTTGGTATTGGTTCAAGAAAAACAAGAACAAGAAAAACTTGTAAAATCAATTAAAAAAGACCAAAAGAAAATTGTTGCAGATATTAAGAAAAAGCAACAAGAAGC
Coding sequences within it:
- a CDS encoding tetratricopeptide repeat protein; translation: MIKSKLYSLIFLGILFQSITAFSQVEPEDIALETDEFQVAFYESLREKGIENYDKAVTALQKCLALEPNNPVVHFELGKNYLYQKDYKNANDSFEKATQLDPKNRWYWVGLYDVSYATRDYTNAIVIMKKLIEFKKEYKEDLVSLYMFTQQFDEALKLIDELTETIGKTEIREQFRSQIMSTTRYQGQETEKLMQAIKNNPKVEDNYVALIYLYSEKDEEEKALEIAKMLEKEIPNSDWAQVSLFKFNIDKNDGKNAASAMHKILKSPKIDRKIKHRVFNEFLIFTKNNPSFSSDLESAITYFNDDREVKVAKEVGKFYQQKSDWANAVKYYGMHTKSNPDDIENVLLLFNAYGENNQFEILAKQAEEKVELYPLQPDFYYYAGLANNQLKNFKKAKDLLESGVDYIVDNKTLEANFYIQLGEAYNGLGDTKKKESYFIKADKLVKQIN
- a CDS encoding DUF4292 domain-containing protein; its protein translation is MKQFLFALILIFTLVGCKATKGISEGKASDDLATQKIIENHYDVKKNFSTAYIRANAKYKDKDQSLSFSAEIRIQKDEMILVSIRFLGITMAKGLITPTEVKYYEKTGNKFFEGDYTTLSNWLGTDLDFFKVQNMLIGQAMDDLRKGKYSNTIEDKLYKLKDSNDKQNVKSFYFEASNFLIKRQEIEQVAKNRKLNVFYPNHKEYNEAILPLNILIEAIQENNKNTISLEYNSVTFNEQLSFPYSVPSGYEQIFIEN
- a CDS encoding murein hydrolase activator EnvC family protein, whose amino-acid sequence is MIKSVLTFLLILSSSFLLAQSDAQKKLEKRKEQLLEEIRVNERILQENKKKEKSVVNVIQQQKAKIELREKLIQTNEKQAKLLNDDIYTNQLKINKLKRELEVLKEDYANMIVKSYKSRSERSRAMFLLSSENFTQAYKRVQYMKQYADYRKTQGDEINTKTTELEVYNVKLASLKTEKEKIIQEQEKEKLVLVQEKQEQEKLVKSIKKDQKKIVADIKKKQQEAKDIDKKIQKAIRDAIAAENKKTAKKGGTKTASTGTSSSKIVLTAEGKIESDNFKSNKGKLPWPVEKGFVSLKFGNQPHPVQPTLTIHSNGVEITTESGSSARSVFAGEVMLIQVLSPINKAVYIKHGDFITVYQNLSTVSVNKGDKVGIKQAIGRIRTNESTGKTAIKFSVLQNDSFLNPQSWLYNM